The Candidatus Hydrogenedentota bacterium DNA segment TGCTTGCGGAGTTCCTCGATCATCAAGGCTTTTCGAAGTTCGGCCATGGCCTTGTCTTTGGTGGTCCCTGCTTCCTTCAGGACATCCGCTTCGGTGTCAGCTTTCTTGCCATCGCGCACCAGCGCATCCTGCAGTTTCTTAATCTCGATTTGCCACGCTTCCTGGAGCTTGGCGTCGGGAATGGCGATTTTCCTTTTGGAAGCTTCCTGGAAAAGGACTTCGCGTTCGATGAGCGACCGAAGGCAATTCAAAGCAATACCCAGGCGATCTCCATCGTCGATACTCTTACCCGGGTTCAACTGAGCAAAGCGGATGACTTCGCCCACGTACATATCGCGGAATTCGTCGCTCTGAACCGCCTCGCCGCGAACAAGCGCCACCGGTCCGTTGGGAACAGCCTTCAGGACCAAGTCCATCATGTCCAAATTGGGGGCCTGCGCCCGAGCCGTAACAATGAAACCTACGGTCAGGACTACAAGCAATGCTTTACAACCGATGCCTCTCATGCAGTTTCTCCGGATTGCCCTGATTGAGCCGTCTCGCCTCGATTCTCCCCTTCAGGAGCCTTCGGAGGCGGTAGTTTTAGTTCGCCTTGCGCGGTCGCTTGAATGCGCCTTACCATCAAGAACACCGCTGTATAGGTTATCACGAAAGCCAAGCCTGTTCGTAGAAAGGCCTGCATAATTTCCACGTGCGTCAGAAAGAAACAGACCGTCATCACAAAGAGGGCAATAATCGCTCCCGCGAGCATACCCAATTGATCCGCGCTCAAGCGTAGAATTGCGCGTGCCTTTCGTAACGGGTCTTTTTCCATAAGCACATGGTATCACACCGCTTCCCGGCAAATTAAGTCGGTACGCTACGGGAACCGTGGAAGGCGCATGGAGGGGCCAGGTCTGAACAGGTCTGATCCGGGAAATACGCCGGAAAGTCTGCTACTGGAAGACCACTTTCTTCTTGCTTCGCGCATTGCCGCACGAGCGACAGTTGCCGCATGCTTCGATCTTCTCGGTGACCAAGTCGACCTTGATAATGCCCGTTACGATTAGATCCCCGTTCTCGCAGGAGATTTCGGCGGCGGCACAGGTGTCTTCCCTGCGCCCAGGCTGTTTTCCGGTCAATACCTCGAGCACTCCCTGTAGCGCAAAGAGATGCTTTAGGCTAAGGAACTCTTCCAGTTCCTCCTCGATGGGGTGATCTTCGAGGAATTGTTCCGCCGAGTACGCGAGTATTTCCTCGACGCTTCTTCCGCTCAACCATTCGAGAAGCAGGTTGCCCGCGCCAACTCCCTGTCCACATGTCCGTTTTGACAGGAAGTAGTCCTTTAGACGATCGCATTCGTCCAAGGTTACTTGAATGGTCTCTGTTACATCGCTACACGGCATGACAATTCTCGATTGGATTTTTCCCCGCACACAGTGGCGGTGACCTTATGCCTTATCCGAGGAAAGTTGTGGCGGCCTCGAAGAAAGTTAGACTATCCCCCGCCGAAATTGTACCGTGTTTGCGCGGAAAAAGGAAAGTCACTGGCTGCATCCTAAACTAGTGCGGCTGCAAAGCCTTGTCCACCTTCGCGGCAAGAATGAAATCGTTTTCCGTCAACCCATTTGCCTTGTGGGTCCAAATTCGGACAGTGACCTTGCCCCAAGCGGTTAGAATGTCCGGATGGTGATTCTGCTCCTCGGCGACTGCACCCACGCGATTCGTGAACGCCAAGGCCTCCCTGAAGTCCTTGAAATGAAACTCCTTTTCCAGGTGGTGGCAGTCCACATTGTGCCAACCGTTTTCGAGGAGTTCCAAGAGGGCGGAGACTCGAGGCCTATCGAGCGGAAGAACACCACCCCTGCAAGGAACACAAGAACGGTTCGCCAAGTCATCGGACATTAGGCACCCCTCTGCGCTAATCCGGATTTCTCACGAACACACTTCAACCTCCCTCGTAACCAGTGTGTTTGCGAAACTTGCGGCGAAGAACAAAGCAGTATTCCCCAAACAGAGTGTGCTCGCGAGAAATCCCTATGGCATAACCTCAACGTCTTACACATGAGCAAATTGCGGACTATACGTCAAACACCGGCTGGGGCCGTTCGTGCCAGATGTTCAGATCCGACTTGTCGTCAAGCGTAATCTTGCCCATTCGCACTGAATACGGGTTTTCGCCTTGTGGGTAGTACGTGACCTTAACTTCATCCAATTCCCAGACGCCACTCTCGGGGCCGCGCAGCAGCAGGGTGTGAGGGAAACTTTGCGGGTCCGCGCTCGCTTCAAGGATTTCACCGGGGCCGGTGCCACCCTTGTACTCCTCAAACGTCACCGGAAATCCGTTGATAACCCACGTGGGTGGACACGGGCCACCGGATGCCCCTGTCTTGATTGTGATATCGAAATTGTTGAGCTTAGGCATGTTGCTGAAGTTCTCCTGATGCGCAGGTCGCTGCCCTTACGCCATACCGGCCGGGAGTTGCGCGTAAAACGGGTTCTGGCCCGAGGCGTGATCCGTTACGTCGAGGATGGCGCCTACCTCGGGCACCGCGCTTCGGAACGCCTCGTGTACTCCTTGCCGCAGGGTAACATCGGACGCAGCGCAACCCTGGCAACCGCCCAGCATTTCGATATACACCGTGTTCCCTTCCACACGATCCAGGCGAATTGCGCCGGAATGTGCCGCAATGCCCGGGTTAATCTCCGCATCGAGAACACGCTGAATGCGGTCCCGGATGGCGTCTTCACCGGGGAGCTTCGCAAGGAACGCCTCCGTGACGACAGGCCGCTCTTCGATCAGGTGCTCGCGAATGCATGCCCCGATTTCGCGCGCCATCTCGGTCCAATCCGCGTGGATGGTCGGCGTGCGCTGAACCGTGATTGTGTAGTCGTGCAAAAGCACGGTCTCCACGCCCTTAATCTCGAACAAAGCCATCGCAAGCGGCGATTCCGCCGCGGCCCGCTTGCCAGGAAACCATGCCGAGTGACCCGCAAGGATGGGCCGGTCCGCCATAAATGTACACGCGCCTTTACCCTGCTCCACACGAGCCTTAATGCGAATATCAGCACTGGGCGTCAGGTCGGGATTCGTGTCCGCCAACAGCGGCGCGTTGACCACGCGGCGCGCATTGGGATCTGGCTGCGGCATGGGCCGTGGCGCGGGACGAGGGGCGGGTGCAGGAGGCGCGGGTTGCACCTTGGCAGCACCGCCCGAGAAGACTTTTGAGAACCAGTTCGGCATGGAAGAGTCTCCGAATGTCAGAAGAAGGTCTTGGGACGCTTATCTAGGCACCTTATTCTATGACAAGGCGGCGGGTTTTGTTATTCCCATCCAACTCTTCGCCCAATCGTTTCACCGATATTCGGTTTACCGAAGCCTTTTGGGATCGGTAAGTATTCGACTCTGGTCATGGAACCTATATCGACCTCCTTAATCCTTCGAACCTACGCGGGCATCTTACGATCATTGGAGCAGCTAATGTTGCACCTTTGTTTCAAGTCAGCAGGTACAATTGTCGCGGCGGCGTCTTCTCTGCTAGCGTATGGTGCAAATGAGGCAGCGCATGGGTTTTGCCGAATACCGTTCTGCGAATAGTGCAAGGAGTGTAGTGTGAGCGAACTACTGACTGTCGAGAGT contains these protein-coding regions:
- a CDS encoding 4a-hydroxytetrahydrobiopterin dehydratase — translated: MSDDLANRSCVPCRGGVLPLDRPRVSALLELLENGWHNVDCHHLEKEFHFKDFREALAFTNRVGAVAEEQNHHPDILTAWGKVTVRIWTHKANGLTENDFILAAKVDKALQPH
- a CDS encoding helicase; its protein translation is MPKLNNFDITIKTGASGGPCPPTWVINGFPVTFEEYKGGTGPGEILEASADPQSFPHTLLLRGPESGVWELDEVKVTYYPQGENPYSVRMGKITLDDKSDLNIWHERPQPVFDV
- a CDS encoding NifU family protein, producing the protein MPNWFSKVFSGGAAKVQPAPPAPAPRPAPRPMPQPDPNARRVVNAPLLADTNPDLTPSADIRIKARVEQGKGACTFMADRPILAGHSAWFPGKRAAAESPLAMALFEIKGVETVLLHDYTITVQRTPTIHADWTEMAREIGACIREHLIEERPVVTEAFLAKLPGEDAIRDRIQRVLDAEINPGIAAHSGAIRLDRVEGNTVYIEMLGGCQGCAASDVTLRQGVHEAFRSAVPEVGAILDVTDHASGQNPFYAQLPAGMA